AACAACGACAAAAACAATGACCTTGATTTGCATTACGCTGACAATAGCCATTCTTATGTTCATTATCGCACCAGTACTGACAGAATGGAGTACGGGGTATTTGGATAGTCGCTCCATGTATGATGTTCAGATCAATTCCCGATATAATGATGTGTACGAAAAAAAGGATTTGCCAACAGGCGATTATGAAGCGGTCACAGATTTTTTGACGGAAGAAGGAATTGCGGTAATCGCAGACTGTGCCTTTAGCCTTTATCTTCCAAATTGTGAAGATTTTCATGACCGTGTAAAACATGAATTTCCTGTGGTTGCTATTTCTCTTAGCGATTATAATGCTATCAGGGAAATGCTGGGATATGAGGCTATTACGCTTGAAGAAAATGAGTTTACGACCCAATGGCATACAACTGCAACAACGGATGAACAAGAAGAATTTATACGCAGTCATGCAGTGGTAGATACCGATGTAGGAAGGTTAACGCTTTCTGAACAGGCCAGTTATCAAGAGGCAATGGGCGAAACCTTATACAATTCCTATACACAAGTTGTATATGTATTTCCAGATAGTGTTTGTCAAAACCTTCTTTCTGTCAAGCGGAACCGTTATATCCAGACATCAAAAGAACTTTCCTACTCAGATGCAGCGGCCTTAGAAAACAGGTTTATAAAGGTCTATCCAGAACTTTCGGAAAAGGGTGTTGGGTATTCCATTCGATTGAGTACGCTGCAAATCAATGAAACAAAGGGTATGAACTTCATTCTAAAGACAGCGATGATTTATGGCGCTGTGGTTTTAATGGTAATGTGCCTCACAATACTTTCTTTGCAGCAACTCTTAGATGCAGGAAAATATAAATATCGTTTTGGAGTTTTGCGTAAATTGGGGACAGAGGAATCCGATATAAAGAAATTGATGCGAAAACAGCTTAGAGTGTGGTTTGGTTTACCGATTACAGTAGCGGTTATTGTATCCTTCGTTGTGGTAGCTTATTTTATTCAATCTGTCTCAAATGAGATCGCTTCTTATATTGGATTTGATAAATTGCTCCTGCAAGTGGGCATTACGGTCGCTGTACTTATTTTGCTTTTGGTTTGCTATTATATCAGCACATGGATATTATTCAGCAAATCCACATCCAATTCAGATTGAGGGGGTGTGATGATGTACTGGAAGTTAGCAATTCAAAATATTCGCAGAAGCCTGCGGGATTATATCATTTACTTTGTGACGCTTACCTTGACTGCGGCATTGATGTACTCATTTTTGGCATTGGGCTTTTCATCAGATGTTCTTGCTATGGCAGAAAATATGTCGATGCTGACTACTGGAATTCTGCTTATGTCAGCTCTGGTTGCTTTTATGTCCTCGTTTGTGATCGGTTATGCGATCCGCTTTATGCTGGGACGACGGAAAAAGGAGTTTGCAACCTACGAATTGATTGGCATGGAATCAAAGACAGTACGGAATTTGTTCCTTGCTGAAAACAGTATCATCGGCACTGGGGCCTTTCTGCTTGGTTCTTTGGTTGGCACAGGGCTTTCCGGTTTGCTGAATCAGGTGGTAAAAAATATCTTTGAGGTGCCGCATACCTATCAGGTTTCCTTTTCTCTCCAGGCATGGGCAGTAACATTTTTGTTTTTTGCCTTGATGTATGGTTTTGGGATGCTCCGAGCAGCAAAGATTATCCGGCATCAGAAAGTAATCGATCTGCTGTATGATAACCGCAAGAATGAAGAATACCGTTTCAAATCATTCCGCCATAGTCTTTTGGTAGTATTGCTCTCAATCGCTGCAATGGTTGCAGGCGTGATTTTGCTTGGGCGGATGCTTCAGACACAAACCAATGAAGCATTTTTGTACCTTGGCGGAGCCTGCCTGCTCATTCTGGTGGGTGTTTACGAGCTGCATCGCCAGATTCCGCTTTTGCTGCACCGATTTGCAAAACAAAATCTGCGCCATAAGTACAAAGAAGAAAATCTGTTCTTCCTGGGGCAGATTGGGCGGCGCATCCATTCTGCTGGCCGGACAATGGCTGTGGTGGCGATTCTTTTAACCATATCCCTGGCAACCATGTTTGTGGGGCTTACAATGGGAGCAGGCTACAAAGCCAACATGAAAGCCTATTATCCCTATGATGCAGGCGTGGCGATTGATGCACCTTTAGAAAAATCCAACATGGATTCCATCGTTTCCTTTACAGAGGAGCATTGTGGAGTCGAGGATTCTGTGAGCTATTATCTGTATGCGGTTCCTGAAAAACCGATTGAAGCCTTGTCCTTGTCCGACTATAACCATCTGCGTGAAATCCTGGGGCTTTCTCCTGTTGTCATGGGCAACAACGAATTTTTGGTTCATTGTGATACATGGAACTATATGGACGGAATCCGGCAGGGCTTGAAGCAGCAGCCGGAGATCACATTAAATGGTCGAACCTTGACTATTGCAGAGACACCAATCCTGACGGAGCCGATGGAGCAGTATCAAATGGCCGGAACGAAGGGATATGTACTTGTTCTGCCGGATGAAGCAACTTCACAATTAGTCGGAGAAAAAATCCGTCTGGCGATGAAACTGGAAGATGGCGGATACCCGGAATTGAAAAGCGACTTGAAGCAATTCCTGAACAGTGGGAAATGGCAGCCGGAATTGCAGTCCGGTCAACAGCTCCCGGAAAAAGTAACGATGGGTGTTACAGTAAAGGCGTGGGGTGTTGCCAATTCGCTGACTGGATTTACAGCTATTTCGTTCTGCGGATTGTATTTAAGCATTATTTTTATCATCCTATCCTGCTCGGTTCTTGCATTTGAGCAGCTTTCTGCCATAGACAAAAACCAGAAGAATTATGCAGTCATTGACCGTTTGGGTGTACCGGGCCACAGGCAGGCTTCCCTGATTCGCAGGGAACTGTCCACAGTCTTTTTGATCCCACTGCTATTCCCTCTTTTGCTGACGATTTTGCTGATAGCAGGGGCACAGTTCTTTTTCGGAGAGGCAATCTTGCAGCAGGGACTTGTACCTCTTTATGGTCTGGTGACGATTCTGCTATTCTGTGCAATCTACCTGACCTATTTTGGTGCAACAATGTTCTTATTCAAACGGGTTATTCTTCGACCGGAAATGAGATAAAAATTGAATTGCTACAAAAATGAAGCAATTCAGCCTGTTTTCTTGCTGAAAAAGAAAGCGATTAGGAGATTTCTGCAACATTTGGTTTTTATCATAGAATTAAAAGTAAGATAGAAAATGTGATTAAATCTGCCGAACGATGGCAAAAGAAAAAAAGCCGTCGTACAGCAGACATATTTCTATGCACCTATGAAGTGGCGGCTTTGAGAAATCAGAGCCGCCGTTTCTTTTTGTTTTTCCAACGATGCTCATGCGATTAAGAGGGCGGTACACAGGAGGATACCGCCATGGCAATTATCGTCATTCATAGCACCCATGAGCTTCATCAATTAAAAAAAGTCTTGTCCCTCCTCCGGGGAGGTATGACTATCAATCAGTATTATCATTCCATCTAAATCAGCAAAATAGTAGGTATTTTTGTTGCGCCAGTTTCCAATTGTGGGGAGCTGGCGCTTTTTGGTATCGGTTTTTCGGGAAAGCCCCCGAAGTATGTCGCTGCCGATCACCACCTCCATTCGATTCACTCGCTAATCGCCCATGAATCGAAATGGAGGTACATAATGAAGAAAGTCAATCTTAGGGAGTTGTATCCTGATATATACAAAACGGATGTTTTTATAGAAGTAAGCAGTGAAGTACAAGAAGTATTCCTGACAGATAAGCGAGCAGAAGCTGCACGCCAGCGCCAGATGTATAACTACAAAGCGTACTATTCTCTGGACTGTGATAATGGTATAGAGAAACAGGTAGTGTATCAGCCGCCGACGCCAGAAATGCTCATGGAGGAAAAGCAGCTTCGAGAACAGCTCTATTCTGCGGTGATGGCCTTACCGGAGAAGCAGGCAAAGAGGATTTATGCTCGGTTTTATCTGGGTATGACAGTTAAAGAAATTGCCAAGACAGAAGGCGTTGATCTCAGTAGAGTGTATGACAGCATCCAACGCGGTTTGAAATGGCTGGCTAAAAATTTGAAAAAGTTTGATTAGCATAGCGAAAATCTTGCTCTTTTTTTCATTACTATTAGAAGGACAAGTTTTCCCCCTTCAACAGCACTTTGACAATTTCATAGACAGCATAACAGGTACATAACCCGTGTACGAGCGAGTGTGGAACGCCGCGAAGATGGAGCAGCCCAGGGAGGTGATGAACAGAGCTGTTTCGGAGCGATCTACGATTTCACAAAACGGATGGTGGCAGATCCGGCGCGAGGACTGCACGGGGGCTTAAAGATACTTCCTCACGGCCTCCTAAAGACTTGGGGGGAACCCTGCGGCGCACGAGTAAAACGACGCTGCGGAGTTATGACAACCGCGCCAGCGGAGACCTGCTATGTTCCCATCGTCAGGGTTGCGTGGCAAATGTGACGAGAATTAAGTCATATTAAAATAGGAAGCGACTGCTCTTTTGGGTGGCCGCTTTCTATTCAAAATCAGATACCATGCGCTGGCAGTTTCGGCTGCCAGCGTATTCATGTGATTTTGAAAGCACGATGATAACCTTGACAGATTGGAGGGAATATAGTCTATGGAAAAGCTCATTACACGAAAAGAAGCTGCTGAAATCTTAGGAATCAGCATCGCAACGCTGGATGCTGCCCGTAACAACGGCTTGATCTCTTATGTGCAGTATGTTCAGAATGGCTGTGTGTATTTTACTGCGGCAGGTCTCCAGGAGTATATCGCAAAATGCACGCACAGAGCAAAACCAGTTGAGAGAAGCACAACTTACCGTAAACCTCGAAGTGGAAGATCGTGAGCCGGTCCGTATCCTTGATGGAATCAGAGAGGTCTGATAAAACAAAGGTACAGCGCTGGAGATTATTCTTAGGAGGTGGAGGAATTGGCAAATAGAAAAATAATACTTCCTCAATATGGCACAGTCATGAAAAGAGGTGTCCTATATTATAGGACCAGAATCAAAGATGCGAATGGAAAGCTCGTAGCTCTCTACGCAAAAACACCTGAAGAACTATATAACAAAGAAACGCTTGCATTGGAACAGATTGAGAATGCCACTTTTCATCGGAAAACGCCCACAGTTGCAGAGTATTGTGAAAAGTGGCTGCTGATGCAGTCGGTTCATGTACGAGCTACTACTTTGACGGATTACACCTCAAAGGTCAGGCGGCATATTATAGCGGAATTGGGAGATAAACGGATGGGAGAGGTTAGCCTGGATGATATTCAGCTTGCCCTTGTTCCGGTTTCCAAGAAATCCGCATCGGTTTATAAATCTGTGGTGATCCTTTACAAGTCTATCTTTCGAGCAGCGATGGAAAGCAGGATCATTGACCATAACCCAACGATTTATCTGACAACAAAAGGTGGCGGTGTTCCTCAAGAGGAGCGTCAGGCTTTGACAGATGAACAGGCAGAGCGCCTTTTGGATGCTATCCGAGATTTGCCGCCTTATGTCTTTGTCATGATTGGTTTATATGCAGGGCTGCGCCGGGAAGAAATTCTTGCTCTGCAATGGGATTCAGTATATCTGGATACGGATACTCCATATCTGACGGTAAGGCGGGCATGGCACACAGAACACAACAGACCGGTGATCTCAGATGAATTGAAAACCAAGGCTGCGGAGAGAAATATCCCCCTTCCTGTTTGTTTGGCTGAATGCTTGAAATCAGCAAAGGAAGCCTCGACTTCGGAGTATGTAGTTTCAAACCGGGATGGCGATCCATTGTCCTATACGCAGTTTAAGCGGCTGTGGCAGTATATTGTTACGAGAACGGTCAAGGAACGGAGCTATTACCGGTATGAAGATGGAAAAAGAGTAAAGCATACTGTCACACCTGTCTTGGGAGAAAAGGCTGCTCATAACGGAAAAGTGGTTTACAGTCTGGACTTTGAGGTAACACCCCATCAGCTGCGGCATACTTACATCACCAATCTTATTCATGCGTCGGTAGATCCCAAAACGGTTCAATACCTGGCAGGCCATGAAAGCAGCAAGATTACCATGGACATCTATGCAAAGGTTAAGTATAACAGGCCGGATGAACTGGTCAGATCAATGAGTTGCGCGTTTGCAAGCTGGGACACAGCACAGTAATAATAAAATAGGAAGTAAAGCAGGAGCGAGGCAAGGATGTCTCGCTCTTTGTTTTACATCAGCCGTATCTTTGATTAAATCGAGGCTTTCTGATAAAAAGAGAGTGTAGATACGGAGACTACACATTATCAAGAAAGGACGATCAAAGATGGCAAAAAAGAAAACACAGATCCCGAAGTATGGGACCATTACATTGAAAGGAATCCAGTATTACAGAACCAGGATTACGGATGCAGATGGCAAAGAATTGAGTTTGTATGCTGCTACTTGTGAAGAATTGTATGAGAAGCAGTTAGAGGCCCGGAAGCAGGTGGAAGAAATTATCTTTCACCGGCAGCACCCGACAGTAGCCGAGTATGGAGAGAAGTGGCTGCTGATGCAGTCGGCAAAGGTGTCTGCGTCTACACTCAGAGGTTATACGAGGGATATGACAAACTATATCATAAAACCTCTGGGAGAGATGTATATGGAAGAAGTGACCGCTGACGATATTCGGCTGGCGCTTGTTCCATTGTCAAAGAAATCGGAAGGCTTATACAATAAGGTCAATATGCTGCTCAAGTGCATTTTTTATACGGCAGAGAGAAACCAACTCCTTGAACACAACCCCTGTGCAGGAATATCCGGTAAAGGTGGAAAACCAACAAAAAAGAAGGAGGCATTGACAGATCAGCAGGTAGCCGTGCTTCTGGATACCGTCAAGGGACTGCCTCCATATTTGTTTATTATGCTCGGTTTGTATTCCGGTCTGCGCAGGGAAGAAATTCTTGCACTGCAATGGGATTGTGTATTTCTGGACGAGGATACACCTTATCTATCGGTGAGGCGGGCATGGCGTACAGAGCATAACAGACCCGTGATTTCTACGGTGCTAAAAACTCCGGCGGCAAAAAGGGATATTCCGATACCAAAGTGTTTGGTAGAGTGTCTGAGAGAAGCGAAAGAAAACTCCATATCAGATTATGTGATTGCAGATAGCAAAGGGGAACCGCTGGCTGCTTCGCAGTTTCAAAGAGTGTGGCAGTATGTAGTTGTCCGCTCTACTAAGCCCCGGAACTATTATAAGTATGTAAATGGGGAGAGTATCAAATATACGGTTACTCCAACGCTGGGCATGACCCAAAAGAATCAACCCAAAATCAAATATACGCTGGACTTCGATGTGACGCCCCATCAGCTGCGGCACACTTACATCACCAATCTTCTTTACGCGGGTGTCGATCCAAAGACAGTACAATACCTTGCCGGACATGAAAACAGCAAAACAACTATGGACATCTACGCAAAGGTAAAGTACAATAAACCTGAAGAACTTTTTGATGTAGTGAATCAGGCGTTTATACAGGATAAATAATATATTTGAAATGCCAGTTTGGCATATCAAGTTTTAAACAGGAATTGTCGCACACAGTATTCTGATACGGATATGAGGGATGGATATGGATAAATTAGTAGAAGTGGATGCTCAATATAGAGAGTGGATTTCCGAAGTGAGTAAACGCTTTCATCAAAGCCAGATTAAGGCTGCGGTGAAAGTGAATGATGAGATGCTTAGATTTTACTGGCAGTTAGGAAAAGAACTTCATGATAGAAAAGATAAGTTCTCTTATGGACAGAGTTTTTACAAAACAATCAGTCGTGATCTGCGTAGAGAACTGCCGGATGTAAAGTCATTTTCGGAGACAAACTTACGATATATGCAGAAATTTGCAGAACTATATAGCGAAGTTTCAAATCTTCCCCAACTTGGGGAAGATTTCAGAAGCGAAGAAATTGAGCCGCTTTTTGCAATTCCGTGGGGACATCATAAGATTATTATTGATAAGTGCAATGGAAATCCGAAAAAAGCATTGTTCTTTGTAAATCAAGTGATTCAAAATAATTGGTCGCGCGCAGTATTGCTGAATTTTTTAGATACCGATCTTTATGAGCGGCAGGGAAAGGCAATCACAAATTTTAATTTGACACTTCCGGCCATGCAGAGCGATTTGGCACAGGAGATCACAAAAGATCCATATAAGTTTGATTTCATTACCTTGACCCAAAGCTATAACGAAAAGGAACTGAAGGATGCACTGATGGATAATATTCAGAAGTTTCTTTTGGAACTGGGTAATGGATTTGCTTTTGTGGGACGGGAATATCGAATTGAAATTGGCTCGACAGAGAACTTCATTGATATGTTGTTTTACCATATTCACCTACATTGCTATGTAGTAGTTGAGGTAAAGGTCACGGAATTTGAATCATCTTATGCTGGCCAGCTGGGAACCTATGTAGTGGCGGTTAATCATCAGTTAAAAACAGAGAAAGATGAACCGACACTTGGCTTGTTAGTGTGTAAATCCAAGGATGATATAAAAGCACAGTACGCACTGGAAGCAAGCAGTCAGCCTCTGGGTGTGTCAGCATATGAATTGTCAAAACTGATACCGGAGAATTTTAAAGGTTCGCTGCCTTCGATTGATGAGATAGAAAGTGAACTGCGGAAAGATACGGAAGGCTGACAATAAAAGTGCCTGGCTATTCATAAAGAATCGGGACAATTTTTGTGGTTCGCATACCGGATAACCGAGAAGCAGAAAGCCGGAAAAGCCCGGAATATCAAGGAAAAACAGCTCAAAAACTCGCGCAATACGGTCTCAAAGCAGCTCGTAGAGCACCACAGTTCTCAAAACGTTAATTATACGTTTCGGAACGTACAATTTCAAAAAAGATTTTTCGACTCCTCAGGACTTCGGTCTTGGGGAGTTTTTGATGTGAATTTGTGTCAGCATTGATGAATGTCACCGGGAACCCCGGGATGTTTTCTGAAAGCATATGAAGAAGTGAATGGAAAAAGATTATATTATAAACTATCGAATTATGATAGTTATCGCGGTGTATTTGGGCATGAATGTGTAAATGAATTGATTGTAAGTCGAGTAATGGATATTTTGAGAATTCCCCATGTGAAATATAAATTGATACATGCGCAGATTATCATAGATGGAAAAGAACAGGAAACATGGCTTTCTGTTTCGGAAAACTTTCGTAAGGATAATGAAGAAAAGTTGGCATATGATTTGTATTATGATTTGCAAAAAGAAGGAAATGAATCTCCGTTAGAATTTGCAATAAGAAACAATTGGGAATTATATATGTACCAGATGTTTTGCATTGATTATTTGATTGCCAATAGAGACCGTCATGGAAGCAATCTGGAAGTGTTAAGAAATGATGAAGACGATAGTGTGAGAATAGCTCCTTTGTTTGATCAGGGAGTATCGTTATTGTTTTCAACATATGGTAATGAAAAACTTCTGGAAGAAACGGACGTGATGAGAGATTTTCCGGTTAATAATTATATTGGATCAAAATCTTTAGAGTATAATCTGTCATTGATACCAAAAGGATACGATTTACAGATTTGGAAATTAAAAAAAGAAGATCAGGATTATATTTTTAGTGGTATAAAGCATGTTTTATCGGAGGGTCATAGGAATAAAATATGGGAGATGATTTGGAAAAGGTGGTGTTTTTTTGAACAGGTACGCAATCAGGAGAAATAATAGAAATAAAATTGTCGGAATATTAAATTATGATGAGAAAGCAAAGAAATACACAATTGAGATTCCGGAAAATGTTACGCCAAAGGAAGCTCCGTTTATGATGTCGTTACTTTTGAAAAAAGGTATCCGAACCATGAATTCAGATTGGAGTATGCGTTGGGTACAGAGTAGAATCATTCCAAGTAGCAGACAGAATATAGGGGAAATACTTCGTGTGAATGGAATGCGTTCATATGATGAGCATAAATTACTATTAAAAAATGAGGGGCGAAGTTGTCAGGATGAATTTTATATTGAACATATGTAGCTTTAAAGTGTAATGCGGAGTAATGTGAAGCCTTGTATTTATAATGTATTTACAGCACCAACATTTGAGAATCTGGTGAAATTAAGTATTTCCAGTTACTTAAATGTTAAGGGATGTACAATTTCAGAAGGTTATACCAGTGTGATGGATCTGTATTCAAGAAAAATCATTTCCTGGGTGTTGAGTGAGACGCTGGAGGCATCCCACGTAGTGGAATGTGTTGAAAAAGCAAACGTGTCAGAAATGTTGAAAAACCGTTGATCTTCCACAGAATCATCATCAGGAACTAGACCTTCCAAATTTAATGGCAAAACCAGTTGATAAGGCTCGCCAAATTCGGTATAATTTTTATGGTATTTTATGTATTTTGTCATACTTAATTATACCATGGATTGCGGACTCTTCGGAGTCCGTTTTTTACTTTTAGGCATAAAAAGGGAGCTATTGCTCCATAGATGTTTACTCATCTATTTTGCAACAGCCCCTCTCAATTCTTTAAAAACAGCATCATATTCCTGCGAAAAGATACTGTTTTTATTCCACAGAAAGGTGAAGTCGTGCATAATCATGAAATCAGATAGTGGGATCTGTACTAACATTCCTTCATTTAATTCTTGTTCCACTGCAGATTTATAGAGAAAAGAAATTCCACAATCTTCTTTTAACAGAGTGACGATCGTGTGGATGTTTTCGATTTCCACAAGATGTCGGAAGTCTTTGACAGACATATTTTTCAATGCCAGTGTTTTGGTCAGGATTGCCCGGGTACCAGAGCCGTGTTCTCGAATCAGGAGACGTTCAGATGTCAGGTCTCGGAGATTGTGTACTGGTTTTGAAAATGTGTGATGGGCGGAGGAAACAGCAATGTATTCTTCTGTTTTGTAGACACGTGTCTCGTAATGATCACCGCTAAAATATCCTTCCACAATTGCAAAATCGATCGTTCCTTCGTGAAGATAGGTGAGAAGGGTCTGCGTGTTGCCATATCGGATGTGAAAATCCATATCCGGATGTGTTTTGATAAAACGGGAAAGAGCAGGTACGATCGCATATTCGCCAATGGTCATTGTTACGCCAAAGGTCAGAACTTTTTTTTCTTCTATACTTTCCTGCATCCGTTTTTTTAACGTATTTTCATCATTTCTCATGGTCTCCAGAGCAGAACGTAAGATTTCTCCGGCAGGAGTTAGTCTGAGCTTTTTCTTATCTCTTATAAAAAGTTCGGTACCGTAGGTCTTTTCCAGATGTTTAATATGCTGGGAAACTGCGGGCTGTGTCAGATTCAGGTGCTCGGCAGCATGTGTAAAGTTCATATCGTTGCATACAGTCAGAAATGTTTCCATGCGAAAATCCAACATAATTGTTTCTCCTTTTTCAGATGTGTTTATACTTAAACCATAACAAATATTTATTATATAATCAATACTTATAATTTTACAAAATAATAGGAGCGATTTATAGTATATATGAAAACAGGGAAAAGTAAAATGAGGAAGGCGAAAAACAGGAGGATATGAAAATGTATGATGTTATAATCATAGGAGCAGGACCGGCAGGAATCAGTGCAGGAATTTATGCAGTGAGCAGAGGACAAAAAGCACTAATTTTAGAAAAAAATCAGGTCGGAGGACTGATTCGAAGAGTGTCCGCTGTCACACATTATGCGGCAATTGTAGAGGGGGAAACCGGGGAAAGCTTTGCAAAGCGCCTGAGGAAACAGGCGGAAAATGCAGGGGTAGAAATCCTGAAGACCGAGGTGAAAAAAGTAGAATTGACCGGGGTGGAAAAAAGGATTTATACAGAGAAAGAATGTTATTGTGCGAAGAAGGTAATTTTAGCGAATGGTACATCACCAAGAAAACTGGGGATTCCGGGAGAAATAGAACTGGCAGGACGAGGAATCGGAATGAATGCAGCAAAAGATGCAATGAAGTATCGTGGAAAACATGTATATGTGATCGGAGGTGCAGATGGAGCGGTAAAAGAAGCACTGTATCTGGCGGGGGTTGCAGAAAAAGTAACAATCATCCATTTTGAAGAAACGTTGGGATGCATTGCACAATTTCAGGAAAAAGTAGCACATACCCCAAACATTGAATTACGGCTTCACGCCAGACTTCATGCTGTGTACGGAGTGGAAAAAGTAGAGTCATTGGAAATCTTGGATGAGAAAACAGGAGCAATTGAGACAATTGAAGATCCGGGATGTGGAATTTTTGTGTATGTAGGTACGGTTCCGAATACAGAATTATATAATGAGATCAGGTTGGACAATGGGTTTCTTACGACAGATGAAAATATGCAGACGGAAATACCCGGTGTATATGCAGTTGGTGACATTCGTGTAAAACAGGTACGACAAGTATCTACAGCAGTAGCAGATGGAACGATTGCAGCAATTCATGCAGCACGATAGGAGGCAAATATGGACTTTATAAAGAAAAACGGGAAGGGATTACTTTTTTGTCTGGCTTTGGCAGTGCCTTCAGCTGTTTTGGGAAAATTGTTTCCGGTCGTCGGTGGACCAGTGTTTGCGATTTTAATTGGAATGATACTTGCATTGGTGATTAAAAAACGGGATTCACTGGAATGTGGCATAAAATATACTTCGAAGAAAATATTGCAATATGCCGTTGTACTTCTTGGATTCGGACTCAATTTGGAGGTTGTGATGGAGACGGGAAAACAGTCTTTGCCGATTATTGTGTGCACCATTACAACATCATTGGTGATTTCTTATATTTTGCATCGCACAATGAACATTCCGGAAAAAATCTCTACACTGGTTGGGGTGGGAT
This window of the Mediterraneibacter gnavus ATCC 29149 genome carries:
- a CDS encoding LysR family transcriptional regulator, giving the protein MLDFRMETFLTVCNDMNFTHAAEHLNLTQPAVSQHIKHLEKTYGTELFIRDKKKLRLTPAGEILRSALETMRNDENTLKKRMQESIEEKKVLTFGVTMTIGEYAIVPALSRFIKTHPDMDFHIRYGNTQTLLTYLHEGTIDFAIVEGYFSGDHYETRVYKTEEYIAVSSAHHTFSKPVHNLRDLTSERLLIREHGSGTRAILTKTLALKNMSVKDFRHLVEIENIHTIVTLLKEDCGISFLYKSAVEQELNEGMLVQIPLSDFMIMHDFTFLWNKNSIFSQEYDAVFKELRGAVAK
- a CDS encoding NAD(P)/FAD-dependent oxidoreductase, whose protein sequence is MYDVIIIGAGPAGISAGIYAVSRGQKALILEKNQVGGLIRRVSAVTHYAAIVEGETGESFAKRLRKQAENAGVEILKTEVKKVELTGVEKRIYTEKECYCAKKVILANGTSPRKLGIPGEIELAGRGIGMNAAKDAMKYRGKHVYVIGGADGAVKEALYLAGVAEKVTIIHFEETLGCIAQFQEKVAHTPNIELRLHARLHAVYGVEKVESLEILDEKTGAIETIEDPGCGIFVYVGTVPNTELYNEIRLDNGFLTTDENMQTEIPGVYAVGDIRVKQVRQVSTAVADGTIAAIHAAR